The following coding sequences lie in one Microcoleus sp. bin38.metabat.b11b12b14.051 genomic window:
- a CDS encoding radical SAM protein has translation MLLLLTRLFSYRLTRPDESDIVPSQPNFNEFQADTEQKNCDRERSAQKTEEIRHLQQAYHLERRLFM, from the coding sequence ATGTTATTACTTTTAACGAGACTGTTCAGTTACAGACTGACTCGACCCGACGAGTCAGATATTGTACCAAGTCAACCAAATTTCAACGAATTTCAGGCGGATACAGAACAGAAAAATTGCGATCGCGAGCGATCGGCTCAAAAGACTGAAGAAATCCGCCATCTCCAACAAGCTTACCATTTAGAGCGGCGTTTGTTTATGTAA